The proteins below are encoded in one region of Limnochorda pilosa:
- a CDS encoding SDR family oxidoreductase, protein MILVTGSSGLVGRALVRQLMAQGLAVRSLVHEAPLPRLSRLPGPGPELAHGDVRDPLSLRAACRGAQAVIHLVAVIRERSGADYRTINVEGTRNLLEAAEAEGVKHFALVSALGATPNPRFAYASSKWQAEELVRTSRLQWTIFRPSVLFGDGFGFFDRMLQSLRMAPPGIALVPGKGETRFQPLAAADLARCIRLSLADPATAGETLELGGPQHLTYAEMLRLLLKVTGQKRLLIPIPLPLVRLVAALSGRFTRNPVVTREELEMLVLPNVTDVDVIPRRFGFTPQTLEAGLRALYGKERGREA, encoded by the coding sequence GTGATCCTGGTCACGGGTAGTTCGGGGCTGGTCGGGCGGGCACTGGTTCGCCAGCTCATGGCCCAGGGCCTGGCGGTGCGCTCCCTGGTCCACGAGGCGCCGCTGCCCCGCCTCTCGCGCCTGCCGGGGCCGGGGCCGGAGCTGGCCCACGGGGACGTGCGGGATCCCCTAAGCCTGCGGGCGGCCTGCCGGGGTGCGCAGGCCGTCATCCACCTGGTGGCGGTGATCCGGGAGAGGAGCGGGGCAGATTACCGCACCATCAACGTGGAGGGGACGCGCAACCTCCTGGAGGCCGCGGAGGCCGAGGGCGTCAAGCATTTCGCGCTGGTGAGCGCCCTGGGCGCCACCCCCAACCCTCGCTTCGCGTACGCATCCTCCAAGTGGCAGGCGGAGGAGCTCGTGCGCACCTCCCGCCTCCAGTGGACCATCTTCCGCCCGTCGGTCCTCTTCGGCGACGGCTTCGGCTTCTTCGACCGCATGCTCCAGTCCCTGCGTATGGCGCCCCCAGGCATCGCCCTCGTTCCCGGAAAGGGCGAGACGCGCTTCCAGCCCCTGGCCGCCGCCGACCTGGCCCGGTGCATCCGCCTGAGCCTGGCGGATCCGGCCACCGCCGGGGAGACGCTGGAGCTGGGCGGGCCCCAACACCTCACCTACGCCGAGATGCTCCGCCTGCTCCTGAAGGTGACCGGGCAGAAGCGGCTCCTGATCCCCATCCCCCTGCCCCTGGTCCGGCTGGTGGCCGCCCTGAGCGGCCGCTTCACCCGCAACCCGGTGGTGACCCGCGAGGAGCTCGAGATGCTGGTCCTGCCCAACGTGACCGACGTCGACGTGATCCCCCGCCGCTTCGGCTTCACGCCCCAGACCCTGGAGGCGGGGCTGAGAGCGCTCTACGGGAAGGAAAGGGGTCGGGAGGCATGA
- the mntA gene encoding type VII toxin-antitoxin system MntA family adenylyltransferase antitoxin has protein sequence MRTPEAVSDVTMAEHPLSDAILDALERYFRDRPEVSLAFLFGSTARGQARAGSDLDFAILIERDAVDGFDRSQMVWDLMHLCKREDVDLVLLNRASPLMTHRVVRDGYVLFARNTRVLAEFTIRAVQSYVDTRPLRELKHRRLHQRLAAGLRAGRGHPSPTPRTTTASFGNT, from the coding sequence GTGCGGACGCCTGAGGCGGTGAGCGACGTGACCATGGCGGAGCACCCTCTATCGGATGCGATCCTCGACGCGCTCGAGCGGTACTTCAGGGACCGGCCTGAGGTCTCTTTGGCTTTTCTCTTCGGATCCACGGCCCGGGGTCAGGCTCGAGCGGGCAGCGACCTGGATTTCGCGATCCTGATCGAGCGCGACGCCGTCGACGGCTTCGATCGATCGCAGATGGTCTGGGATCTGATGCACCTCTGTAAGCGGGAGGACGTGGACCTTGTTCTCCTGAACCGAGCGTCGCCCCTGATGACGCACCGAGTCGTACGGGACGGATACGTTCTCTTCGCCCGGAACACCAGGGTCCTGGCGGAGTTCACCATTCGCGCGGTCCAGAGCTACGTGGACACCCGTCCGCTCCGCGAGCTCAAGCACCGGCGGCTCCATCAACGGCTTGCGGCGGGCCTGCGGGCAGGGAGGGGTCATCCTTCACCAACGCCACGCACGACGACAGCGTCGTTCGGGAACACCTGA
- a CDS encoding sodium:solute symporter family protein: protein MSPSTIYGTLAIYVLGGTLLALVARRGVGQGVEAYFLANRALGGAVSALSYSATTYSAFMMVGLAGLTYRGGVGALGFELVYLSGLALVAFFGPRFWLAGRRYHIVSPAELLAVRYESTALGMVVAVLSTLFLVPYTAVQLTGVGLLLRGISGGAIPVEVGLVLATMVAVGWAWMGGLRSVAWTDALQAVVMMVTALWVTSEVLEAVGGPGELFGRLQVERPAWLTVPGNGYFTFGTFLGLSLPWFFFSLSNPQVSQRLFAPRSLVSLRRMLLGFLAFGFVYTLVSVTWGFAGLVLFPGLPNPDLVTPTVLGSGRVPALAALLAMVGIAAAAISTVDSILLTLSSMLSRDLFRPLRRGAAETAELAVGKAVIPILAVLAYLFARLQLDLIAVLSVASSAGLLVVVPALVGAFYWRRGTAPGTLASVLGGGAVVLLTQFSGWRPLGLWPGVWGLLVSLGLFVGVSLLSRAPEARAREFMGTLEEELPARGVA from the coding sequence GTGTCTCCGTCGACCATCTACGGAACGCTCGCGATCTACGTCCTCGGGGGTACGCTCCTCGCGCTGGTGGCGCGGCGGGGGGTCGGCCAGGGGGTGGAGGCCTACTTCCTGGCCAACCGCGCCCTGGGTGGTGCGGTCTCGGCGCTGAGCTACAGCGCCACCACCTACAGCGCCTTCATGATGGTGGGCCTGGCCGGCCTCACCTACCGGGGCGGGGTGGGGGCCCTGGGCTTCGAGCTCGTCTACCTCTCGGGCCTGGCCCTGGTCGCCTTCTTCGGGCCCCGTTTCTGGCTGGCGGGCCGCCGGTACCACATCGTCTCGCCGGCCGAGCTCCTGGCCGTCCGCTACGAGAGCACCGCCCTGGGGATGGTGGTGGCCGTCCTGTCGACCCTCTTCCTGGTCCCTTACACCGCCGTCCAGCTGACGGGCGTGGGGCTCCTGCTTCGGGGCATCAGCGGGGGAGCCATCCCCGTGGAGGTGGGCCTGGTGCTGGCCACGATGGTGGCCGTGGGCTGGGCGTGGATGGGCGGCCTCCGGTCCGTGGCCTGGACCGACGCGCTCCAGGCCGTGGTGATGATGGTGACCGCCCTCTGGGTGACGTCCGAGGTGCTGGAGGCCGTGGGCGGCCCCGGGGAGCTCTTCGGCCGGCTGCAGGTGGAGCGCCCCGCCTGGCTGACGGTGCCCGGGAACGGCTACTTCACCTTCGGCACCTTCCTGGGGCTCTCGCTCCCATGGTTCTTCTTCTCCCTCTCCAACCCGCAGGTCTCCCAGCGGCTCTTCGCCCCCCGCAGCCTCGTCAGCCTGCGGCGGATGCTCCTGGGCTTCCTGGCCTTCGGCTTCGTCTACACCCTGGTCTCGGTCACCTGGGGCTTCGCGGGGCTCGTGCTCTTCCCGGGCCTTCCGAACCCGGACCTGGTCACGCCCACGGTGCTGGGGTCCGGCCGGGTTCCGGCGCTGGCGGCGCTCCTGGCCATGGTGGGCATCGCCGCCGCGGCCATCTCCACCGTGGACTCGATCCTCCTCACCCTCTCCTCCATGCTCTCCCGGGACCTCTTCCGCCCCCTGCGCCGGGGCGCGGCCGAGACGGCGGAGCTGGCGGTGGGCAAGGCGGTCATCCCCATCCTCGCCGTTCTGGCCTACCTCTTCGCCCGCCTGCAGCTGGACCTGATCGCGGTCCTCTCGGTCGCCTCCTCGGCGGGTCTGCTGGTGGTGGTGCCGGCGCTGGTGGGCGCCTTCTACTGGCGGCGGGGAACGGCGCCCGGCACCCTGGCCTCCGTGCTGGGGGGCGGGGCCGTGGTGCTCCTCACCCAGTTCAGCGGCTGGAGGCCCCTGGGTCTCTGGCCGGGCGTGTGGGGGCTCCTGGTCTCGCTGGGGCTCTTCGTGGGCGTCAGCCTCCTGAGCCGGGCGCCCGAGGCGCGGGCCCGGGAGTTCATGGGCACGCTGGAGGAGGAGCTTCCGGCGCGGGGGGTGGCGTGA
- a CDS encoding transcription repressor NadR, whose product MGQMGGPGTRRSLIAERLRAAGVPVAGAQLAEGLGVSRQVIVQDVAVLRAAGAPILATPRGYVWVGEPGADPRFACRRVVAVDHAAGQIEVELNAVADLGGRVVDVVVEHPVYGELRGLVMTESRADVQEFLARLHQGGAGPLLTLTGGPHLHTLEAASQERLDRIVARLEALGFLIEERGEGSGPEHP is encoded by the coding sequence ATGGGCCAGATGGGTGGACCGGGCACACGGCGCAGCCTCATCGCGGAGCGCCTGCGCGCGGCCGGCGTACCGGTCGCCGGGGCGCAGCTGGCCGAAGGGCTGGGCGTCAGCCGTCAGGTGATCGTCCAGGACGTGGCCGTGCTCCGGGCGGCCGGAGCCCCCATCCTGGCCACGCCCCGGGGCTACGTCTGGGTGGGCGAGCCGGGCGCCGACCCCCGTTTCGCCTGCCGCCGGGTGGTGGCGGTGGACCACGCCGCCGGCCAGATCGAGGTCGAGCTCAACGCGGTGGCGGACCTGGGCGGCCGGGTGGTGGACGTGGTGGTGGAGCACCCCGTCTACGGCGAGCTGCGGGGGCTGGTGATGACCGAGAGCCGGGCCGACGTCCAGGAGTTCCTGGCGCGCCTCCATCAGGGGGGCGCGGGGCCCCTCCTCACCCTCACCGGGGGGCCCCACCTGCACACGTTGGAGGCCGCCTCCCAGGAGCGCCTGGACCGGATCGTCGCCCGTCTGGAGGCGCTGGGCTTCCTGATCGAGGAACGGGGCGAGGGATCCGGGCCGGAGCACCCGTGA
- a CDS encoding acyclic terpene utilization AtuA family protein yields the protein MARTSSPVTSSPPRAPGRSSTVSAPRGMALLSPTGHLGFTPIEEASFQVGVARGPDAVVADSGSCDIGPHPLGADEQASPRTWQEHDLRLIFTAARRLGVPMIIGSCSDTGTDRGVRQYAAYLRRLAGELGVPRFRMATIYSDVDLEALRRRVAAGARVEGLDGRPPLTLDDIDATTHAVAVMGAEPIREALRRGADVILAGRASDASLFAAPLLEAGLPAGVAYYAGKVLECASFCAEPFAGKESVLGVVEPEQIVAEPMSDYQRCTPTSLASHAMYERLDPFREVLPGGYVDMTACRYEAVDERRTRVTGSRWVPAERYTVKLEGAGRVGERALMIIGIRDPYTIARVDEAVAWSRRKVAERFRGPGYQVHYHIYGKNAVMGELEPVKEIRSHELGIVVEAVAPTRDEVAELANLAGRNFMYARLPGLRGTAGAAAFLSDEVLPARAAYRWTMNHVVEVDDPLELFRLEVEEVG from the coding sequence ATGGCTCGGACCTCTTCACCGGTCACCTCTTCCCCGCCCCGCGCGCCCGGGCGGTCCAGCACCGTCTCGGCCCCCCGGGGCATGGCCCTCCTGAGCCCCACGGGCCACCTGGGCTTCACGCCCATCGAGGAAGCGAGCTTCCAGGTGGGCGTCGCTCGAGGACCGGACGCCGTCGTGGCCGACTCAGGCTCCTGCGACATCGGCCCCCACCCCCTGGGCGCCGACGAGCAGGCGAGCCCCCGCACCTGGCAGGAACACGACCTCCGGCTCATCTTCACCGCCGCCCGCCGCCTGGGCGTGCCCATGATCATCGGCTCCTGCTCGGACACGGGCACGGACCGGGGCGTCCGCCAGTACGCGGCGTACCTCCGCCGCCTGGCCGGCGAGCTGGGCGTGCCCCGGTTCCGTATGGCCACCATCTACTCGGACGTGGACCTGGAGGCCCTTCGCCGCCGGGTGGCCGCCGGCGCCCGGGTGGAAGGCCTCGACGGCCGGCCGCCCCTCACCCTGGACGACATCGACGCCACCACCCACGCGGTGGCTGTGATGGGGGCGGAGCCCATCCGCGAGGCGCTCCGCCGGGGGGCGGACGTGATCCTGGCCGGCCGGGCCAGCGACGCCTCCCTCTTCGCCGCACCCCTTCTCGAAGCCGGACTGCCTGCCGGCGTGGCCTACTACGCCGGCAAGGTGCTGGAGTGCGCCTCCTTCTGCGCCGAGCCCTTCGCCGGCAAGGAGAGCGTGCTGGGGGTGGTGGAGCCCGAGCAGATCGTGGCCGAGCCCATGAGCGACTACCAGCGGTGCACCCCCACCTCCCTGGCCAGCCACGCCATGTACGAGCGGTTGGACCCCTTCCGGGAGGTCCTCCCCGGCGGGTACGTGGACATGACCGCCTGCCGCTACGAGGCGGTGGACGAGCGCCGCACCCGGGTGACCGGCTCCCGCTGGGTCCCGGCCGAGCGGTACACGGTGAAGCTCGAGGGCGCCGGAAGGGTGGGCGAGCGGGCGCTGATGATCATCGGCATCCGGGACCCCTACACCATCGCCCGGGTGGACGAGGCGGTGGCCTGGTCCCGCCGGAAGGTGGCCGAGCGGTTCCGGGGGCCGGGGTACCAGGTGCACTACCACATCTACGGCAAGAACGCGGTCATGGGCGAGCTCGAGCCCGTGAAGGAGATCCGGTCGCACGAGCTGGGCATCGTGGTGGAGGCGGTGGCGCCTACCCGGGATGAGGTAGCCGAGCTGGCCAACCTGGCCGGCCGCAACTTCATGTACGCCCGCCTCCCCGGGTTGCGGGGCACCGCCGGCGCCGCCGCCTTCCTGAGCGACGAGGTCCTCCCCGCTCGGGCCGCCTACCGCTGGACCATGAACCATGTCGTCGAGGTGGACGATCCCCTGGAGCTCTTCCGCCTCGAGGTCGAAGAGGTCGGTTGA
- a CDS encoding DUF4387 domain-containing protein has product MSKLVELASTIRSKNAGVDHITFDILFSDPAAYEQVKASHVLTPERVAGLYHVAPERVVRFVTFDPARAIKFTIRRDQPSGSPGEGDVMGSQQYAPLLDLEVSG; this is encoded by the coding sequence ATGTCCAAGCTGGTCGAGCTGGCGTCCACCATCCGGAGCAAGAACGCCGGGGTGGACCACATCACCTTCGACATCCTGTTCTCGGACCCGGCCGCCTACGAGCAGGTGAAGGCGAGCCACGTGCTCACCCCCGAGCGGGTGGCGGGCCTCTACCACGTGGCTCCCGAGCGGGTGGTCCGCTTCGTCACCTTCGACCCCGCCCGCGCCATCAAGTTCACGATCCGGCGCGACCAGCCCAGCGGAAGCCCGGGCGAGGGCGACGTGATGGGGAGTCAGCAGTACGCCCCGCTGCTGGACCTGGAGGTGTCGGGCTAG
- a CDS encoding NAD(+)/NADH kinase: MERGERGNGPQGSVRAAGRPQRVALFGGWSRGAREEARLRLVAALEAAGLEVKTPEVATDLAQAPDLVVTVGGDGTLLDAVRRFRVWGAPFFAVNAGHLGFLSAVSLDQLDAAVDHVRRGDWIEMEAPLLRVLTEPADETGAPLPPQPFDCLNDLVVERGSPRTLTLSVRVAELEMAPVVGDGLVVATPLGSTAYARAAGGPMLHPALRAFQVVGLNLHHSVHTRYVDTPLVLPPGHTLEIVNLRPHDRRAQLTADGRVVAENFLRCTVAWIDEGVRLAYLPGFSYLKRAEAVLWGPPAPRG, from the coding sequence GTGGAGCGTGGGGAGCGGGGGAACGGGCCCCAGGGGAGCGTTCGGGCTGCGGGGCGGCCGCAGCGGGTGGCCCTCTTCGGCGGGTGGAGCCGGGGCGCCCGGGAGGAGGCGCGCCTGCGCCTGGTCGCCGCCCTGGAAGCGGCCGGGCTGGAGGTGAAGACCCCCGAGGTGGCCACGGACCTGGCCCAGGCGCCGGACCTGGTGGTGACGGTGGGCGGCGACGGAACGCTCCTGGACGCGGTCCGCCGCTTCCGGGTGTGGGGCGCGCCCTTCTTCGCGGTCAACGCGGGCCACCTGGGCTTCCTCTCGGCCGTCTCGCTGGACCAGCTCGACGCCGCGGTGGACCATGTCCGCCGGGGCGACTGGATCGAGATGGAGGCGCCGCTGCTGCGGGTGCTCACCGAGCCCGCGGACGAGACGGGAGCCCCCTTGCCCCCACAGCCCTTCGACTGTCTCAACGACCTGGTGGTGGAGCGGGGGAGCCCCCGCACCCTGACCCTCTCCGTGCGGGTGGCGGAGCTGGAGATGGCGCCGGTGGTGGGCGACGGGCTGGTGGTGGCCACCCCTCTGGGCTCCACCGCCTACGCCCGGGCCGCGGGCGGCCCCATGCTCCACCCGGCCCTGAGGGCGTTCCAGGTGGTGGGGCTCAACCTGCACCACTCGGTCCACACCCGCTACGTGGACACGCCCCTGGTGCTGCCCCCCGGTCACACCCTGGAGATCGTCAACCTGCGCCCCCACGACCGCCGGGCCCAACTCACCGCGGACGGCAGGGTGGTCGCCGAGAACTTCCTGCGGTGTACGGTGGCATGGATCGACGAAGGCGTCCGCCTAGCCTACCTGCCCGGCTTCTCGTACCTGAAGCGGGCCGAAGCGGTCCTGTGGGGCCCGCCCGCGCCCCGGGGCTAG
- the uvrC gene encoding excinuclease ABC subunit UvrC has product MSIEIEEPAPGGRDERPRLEEKLSLLPDQPGVYLMKNAAGEVIYVGKAVSLRHRVRSYFQPSRNGRGLGGAKVAAMVANIADLEYIVTDTEVEALILESNLIKRYRPWYNVRLRDDKAYPYIKVTLEERFPRVILVRRKRDDGGRYFGPYTNVHAVRETLQFVRKLLPVRTCTLDLSGELNYRPCLMYHIDRCGAPCAALQSQEEYRRVVEQVVLFLEGRQEALVPELTRRMEAAAEQLHFEKAARVRDQIRALQAVIERQKIVSAKDDSDQDVVGLALGRESACAQVFFIRGGKLVGREPFFVEITPGTEEREVLGAFLQEYYARADLVPPQVLVPLEPEDAGIVTAWLEQRRGGRVRLHRPQRGEKRQLVEMVAENARLALAEYEASTERRQGRNQRALADLAERLGLEQPPRRIECYDISNFQGKQAVASMVVLTEGEPDPSQYRRFKIQSQETPDDFRMMAETIRRRFTRYFREREEVESLVAEGGPRDEAARQARRAELMDQARFAVLPDLVVIDGGRGQLNAARAALRDLGLEELPIIGLAKRFEQIYMEDDPDPLELDHRSPALHVLQRVRDEAHRFAITYHRQLRDARTSRSALDEIEGVGPRRKRELLRHFGSLKRLREAGLEDLYAVPGLPRVVAERIYQQLH; this is encoded by the coding sequence ATGAGCATCGAGATCGAAGAGCCGGCGCCGGGCGGGCGCGACGAGCGGCCCCGGCTGGAGGAGAAGCTCTCCCTGCTTCCCGACCAGCCGGGCGTCTACCTGATGAAGAACGCCGCCGGAGAGGTCATCTACGTCGGCAAGGCGGTCTCCCTGCGCCACCGCGTCCGCTCCTACTTCCAGCCCTCCCGCAACGGGCGGGGGCTGGGCGGGGCCAAGGTGGCGGCCATGGTCGCCAACATCGCCGACCTGGAGTACATCGTCACCGATACCGAGGTCGAGGCGCTCATCCTCGAGTCCAACCTGATCAAGCGCTACCGGCCCTGGTACAACGTCCGGCTGCGGGACGACAAGGCGTACCCCTACATCAAGGTCACCCTGGAGGAGCGCTTCCCCCGGGTGATCCTGGTACGGCGCAAGCGGGACGACGGCGGGCGCTACTTCGGCCCCTACACCAACGTGCACGCGGTGCGGGAGACGCTCCAGTTCGTGCGCAAGCTCCTGCCCGTGCGCACCTGCACCCTGGACCTGTCGGGCGAGCTCAACTACCGGCCCTGCCTCATGTACCACATCGACCGCTGCGGGGCCCCGTGCGCCGCGCTCCAAAGCCAGGAGGAGTACCGGCGGGTGGTGGAGCAGGTGGTCCTCTTCCTGGAGGGCCGGCAGGAGGCCCTGGTGCCCGAGCTCACCCGCCGGATGGAGGCGGCTGCCGAGCAGCTCCACTTCGAGAAGGCCGCCCGGGTGCGCGACCAGATCCGGGCCCTCCAGGCGGTGATCGAACGGCAGAAGATCGTCTCCGCCAAAGACGACTCGGATCAGGACGTGGTGGGCCTCGCCCTGGGCCGGGAGAGCGCCTGCGCCCAGGTCTTCTTCATCCGGGGCGGCAAGCTGGTGGGGCGCGAGCCCTTCTTCGTGGAGATCACCCCCGGCACCGAGGAGCGGGAGGTGCTGGGCGCCTTCCTGCAGGAGTACTACGCCCGGGCGGACCTGGTGCCGCCCCAGGTGCTGGTGCCGCTGGAGCCTGAGGACGCCGGCATCGTCACCGCCTGGCTCGAGCAGCGAAGGGGCGGCCGGGTGCGGCTGCACCGCCCCCAGCGGGGTGAGAAGCGGCAGCTGGTGGAGATGGTTGCGGAAAACGCCCGCCTTGCCCTGGCCGAGTATGAGGCCAGCACCGAACGCCGGCAGGGCCGGAACCAGCGGGCCCTGGCGGACCTGGCCGAACGCCTCGGTCTCGAGCAGCCGCCGCGCCGGATCGAGTGCTACGATATCTCCAACTTCCAGGGGAAGCAGGCCGTCGCCTCGATGGTGGTGCTGACCGAAGGCGAGCCGGACCCCTCCCAGTACCGGCGCTTCAAGATCCAGAGCCAGGAGACGCCCGACGACTTTCGGATGATGGCCGAAACCATCCGGCGCCGCTTCACCCGCTACTTCCGGGAGCGGGAGGAGGTGGAGAGCCTGGTGGCCGAGGGCGGCCCGCGCGACGAGGCCGCCCGGCAGGCGCGGCGGGCCGAGCTGATGGACCAGGCCCGCTTCGCCGTGCTGCCCGACCTGGTGGTGATCGACGGGGGGCGGGGCCAGCTCAACGCAGCCCGGGCGGCGTTGCGGGACCTGGGCCTGGAGGAGCTGCCCATCATTGGCCTGGCCAAGCGCTTCGAGCAGATCTACATGGAGGATGACCCGGACCCGCTGGAGCTCGACCACCGCAGCCCGGCGCTCCACGTGCTCCAGCGGGTGCGCGACGAGGCGCACCGGTTCGCGATCACCTACCACCGCCAGCTCAGGGACGCGCGCACCAGCCGGTCGGCCCTGGACGAGATCGAAGGGGTGGGGCCCCGGCGGAAGAGAGAGCTGCTGCGCCACTTCGGCTCGCTGAAACGCCTGCGCGAGGCGGGTCTCGAGGACCTGTACGCGGTTCCAGGGCTTCCCCGGGTCGTGGCCGAACGGATCTACCAGCAGCTTCACTGA